ATCGCAATGATAGACCAGACGCTCAGCCTCACCCAACCATTCGAGGGTTTCCCCGAAAAACACGATTTCCGGCTTGATCACCCCAAGACAGGAAGGGCAGAAGGGAACCGGAGGCATGGGACTGCTGCTCATGACCTTTTCCCACCAGTCGTAGGTGAGATCGGCGAAGCGCTTGCTGCAGGAGGTGCAGTCGGCGGCCCGGGGCGAGCCGTGCAGTTCGACCACCGCCCGGCTGCCGGCCAGCTGGTGCAGCATGTCGATGTTTTGGGTGATCACCGCCTCCAGCAGGCCTTTCTGCTCCAGGTCTGCGAGAAAGCGGTGGGTGAAGGTCGGTTCGATATTTTTCACCATGCCGACAAAATCCCGGCAGAATTCGTAGAAATACCGGGGGTCCTGCCGGAACCAGTCGATCTCGAAAACCTTTTCAGGATCATAGAGACGGGTGACATAAAGTCCCTGCGGACCGCGAAAGTCAGGAATTCCGGCTGCAGTCGAAAGCCCCGCCCCGGTCAGAACGACCACGGACCTGGCCTTTTGAATCATTGCGGCGCAGCGAGCCGGTTCAATGGATTGGAATGATGACATCGGCCGTATCTCAGGGTCGAAAGAGTTTAAGCGCCTTGTTTGACTCCCGAAGAAGCCTTCAACTCCCGCCAGCGCTCGGCGGTATAGGTCTGGTAGTTGATTTCCCCCCGGCATTTGCGGCAAACCACATTCCTTCTGCGACGCTCGGCCGTGAGGGTCCAGCAGCCGTTGCGACACTGAACAATGTAACGCGGCGGGCAGAAACGCCGGTCGTGGCAGCGCTCGCCTGAACCGCCTATCTCAAGGGCCTTGGCCTGCCAGACGGCATCGTGATTGTGTCGGTGCCCGACCAGGGCGTGGGCGATTTCATGCAGCAGCGTATCGAGAATTTCCTCATCCGATGCCTGTCGGGCGAACTGCAGAGACAGGGTTATCCGCTTTTGCCGATACTGGCAGCTGCCTGCACGCCGGACGGCATGGTCGAAATCGAAACGCCAGGCGGCAAGACCATGCTCGGCCAGCAATTTTTCGGCGAGGCGGCCAACGCGCTGCAGGCCTTCCGGCGAGCGAACGGTGGATGCTGTGAGTTCGCCTTCTATCAAGGCCAAAAGGCCGTAGGGAACGGCGTACTCGTCGTCATTGTCGCAGATAACGTGAGCCCTTTTGGCATTCAGGCGGACGATGCATCCTTCAAGCAACTGGCGCCGGCAGGAGAACCGGACCCTTTCCCCGACATGGAGATTGCCGGGCGAGAGAACCTGCCGCGGCAGGCTTTTCGGCGGGGAGGACTCTTTTTCGCCAATGGCGGGCACTGCAGGGGCATGCAGCGGCAGCAGGCAATCCTTCAGTATTCGGTAGCTTTGCCGGTCGGTGCCGAGGATCAGGGCGTGCACCGATTCGAGACGGGCTACCGTTCCTGTCAGTTCACGACCCTGGTACTCAAACCGGACCTGAGCGCCGACCAGGGTGGAAGATCGTCTCTGGCAGGGCATGGCAACTCCTGGTTGGGGTCATCGACCCATGACACATTAGGTGTGATGGCCTGATTTAGGCATCGAATCCAAGCTCCCCCACCACGACCAGCTGGCGCACCAGAGCGTATCTCCGCACCTTGATCCGAACCAAGGCACAGTTGGACGATTCTACAAACTCTCCAAGCCCGGGGTGCCGATCAAGATAGGAAGTTATCAGTTTCTGCCGCTCGAGCCCGGTGACGTCTCTGGCATTGCCGAAAGCGGACACGGCGAAAATCTGATCCAGATCGGTATTACTGTTGCGGCTGTCGACGAGCAGGCTGACCCGGGGATCGTTCTGGAGGTTGTTGAATTTCCGACTGCCCTTTTTCGTTGCAAAAAAAAGCTGTTTCAGATCCTCGCTGAAGGCGAAACCCACCAGGGACGTATAAGGTTGTCCCTCCTGACTGGTCGCCAGCACGCCAAGCCTTTGGGAGGACAACAGATAACAGATTGTTTCCTGCAACTCGTTTTCCATGAGACGATTTCCCTGCCAGGTCTGTTGATAGGAAGAATAAAGCGATGCCCGGGTCCGACAGGTCCATAGCATACCAGAGGATGGAGGTCGGCAGGAAACGTTAATTCGGTAAACAGAAAAAGAAACGGGATTCCGATCCCGCCGGAATCCCGTTTCACGAGGCTGCTGCGACTTTCAAGGCCGTTTTTCCGCAGTCGGAAACATCCTTTTTGGTCTGGAGCGATGAAAGGAGAGGTCGCCGCTCTTCATCGATTCTTCCTCACAAATGGGGCAAAGCCGGGGTGGATAGT
This sequence is a window from Syntrophotaleaceae bacterium. Protein-coding genes within it:
- a CDS encoding pyridoxamine 5'-phosphate oxidase family protein, translated to MENELQETICYLLSSQRLGVLATSQEGQPYTSLVGFAFSEDLKQLFFATKKGSRKFNNLQNDPRVSLLVDSRNSNTDLDQIFAVSAFGNARDVTGLERQKLITSYLDRHPGLGEFVESSNCALVRIKVRRYALVRQLVVVGELGFDA
- a CDS encoding Sir2 family NAD-dependent protein deacetylase, whose product is MSSFQSIEPARCAAMIQKARSVVVLTGAGLSTAAGIPDFRGPQGLYVTRLYDPEKVFEIDWFRQDPRYFYEFCRDFVGMVKNIEPTFTHRFLADLEQKGLLEAVITQNIDMLHQLAGSRAVVELHGSPRAADCTSCSKRFADLTYDWWEKVMSSSPMPPVPFCPSCLGVIKPEIVFFGETLEWLGEAERLVYHCDLLLVLGSSLQVAPAAYLPQGTRATTIIVNKGPVMLPPAPHRYFVDGDLDDYFREVAGHLHGQRHTD
- a CDS encoding SprT-like domain-containing protein, which gives rise to MPCQRRSSTLVGAQVRFEYQGRELTGTVARLESVHALILGTDRQSYRILKDCLLPLHAPAVPAIGEKESSPPKSLPRQVLSPGNLHVGERVRFSCRRQLLEGCIVRLNAKRAHVICDNDDEYAVPYGLLALIEGELTASTVRSPEGLQRVGRLAEKLLAEHGLAAWRFDFDHAVRRAGSCQYRQKRITLSLQFARQASDEEILDTLLHEIAHALVGHRHNHDAVWQAKALEIGGSGERCHDRRFCPPRYIVQCRNGCWTLTAERRRRNVVCRKCRGEINYQTYTAERWRELKASSGVKQGA